The Couchioplanes caeruleus sequence TACGCCGGGTGGTGACCGGCTTCGTCTCGCTGGACAGCATCCCGCTGGAGCCGCACTTCCGCCGGGCACGGCAGGAGGGCACGGTGACCCTGACCGAGCTGGACGAGGGAATGCTCTACTGGGGACTGCTGGCCGCCGCGAACCGGCTGCCGTTCCTGCCGATGCGGGCCGGGCTCGGCTCCGACGTGCCGCGGGTCGGCCCGGAGCTGCGGACCGTCCGTTCGCCGTACCCCGACGGCGAGGAGTTTCTCGCGGTGCCGGCGCTGCCGCTGGATGCCGCGCTGATCCACCTCAACCGGGCCGACGAGCGGGGCAACGGGCGCTATCTCGGCCCCGATCCCTACTTCGACGACTTGTTCTGCCTGGCCGCGCGGCGCCGCTACCTGTCCTGCGAGCGTGTGGTGGGCACGACCGAGCTGGTGGACGGCGGGCCGCCGCAGGGGCTGCTGGTCAACCGGATGATGGTGGACGGCGTGGTGGCCACCCCGAACGGCGCGCACTTCACGAGTTGCGTGCCCGACTACGGCCGCGACGAGGCGTTCCAGCGCGAGTACGCGGCCGCCGCGGCCAGCCCACCGGAGTGGGACCGGTTCCGCGAGACCTACCTGGACGGCGACGAGGCCGGCTACCAGAAGGCGGTGCGGGCACGATGAGCGCACCGACCCGCGCGGAGGTCTGCGTGGTCGCGTGCGCGGAGACCTGGCGCGGCGACGGCGCGAT is a genomic window containing:
- a CDS encoding CoA transferase subunit A, whose translation is MSVADVVGELRSGMTIGIGGWGSRRKPMALIRAIARSGLTGLTVVSFGGPDVGLLIAAGCVRRVVTGFVSLDSIPLEPHFRRARQEGTVTLTELDEGMLYWGLLAAANRLPFLPMRAGLGSDVPRVGPELRTVRSPYPDGEEFLAVPALPLDAALIHLNRADERGNGRYLGPDPYFDDLFCLAARRRYLSCERVVGTTELVDGGPPQGLLVNRMMVDGVVATPNGAHFTSCVPDYGRDEAFQREYAAAAASPPEWDRFRETYLDGDEAGYQKAVRAR